tcttttaaagaaaGTAATATTGTTACATATcttgaaaatttaactattagATTGTATGTTCTTCACGCTTTTAACACacgtgtcaaattttgtgtcatttgggtgttatttactatataatccataaacttattttttatgtataattttagactactaaaacttgtaatttaaacaattgattgatgatatagttattaatctttgatattGTTACATATTctgaaaatctaatcattggattgtatattttttacGCTCTTAACACATGTTAAATTTGATGTTactcagatgttatttactatatgatctataaacttattttttatatttaatttaaaacttgcaatttaaaaaattgattgataacataattattgatctttgattttttggaaatttaataaacatagaggatataagaaaaaaacgTAAttcaatagtggatttgtcaaaattcacattcaataaaaagatatagagtaaagttgtaacctaaggctacaaccaaattttagcccaaaattttttttttttgggccttcGAAGAAGATCTACTCCCTCTTTCCATAATTCCATTCCTCATGATTAGTCACATTGGATTATAAAGACTGGACTACTATTTAATGAACTTTACCCAATCAGATCCATCTCATTAATGTCAAGTATCAACATAGCTTTATCAATAAAACATGCACATACATACTAAATACCTTGAGAAAAATGTGACACTCAGTCAACTTGTGGTTTGTAGATTTTACTTTTATGCATTAGTGGTTTTAAAAATGGTACTTCACCTATATGTAGTGATTAAAATTGATGATcatctttataaataaataaaaatcagtagcataataatattaattaataacaaaGTATAATGGATAGTAATAGAATGAATCTCACGCGGAAAAAGTGTCATCTTCAAAATCACGTTTTTGGCAAACCAGACTGTCCACACCACAAACTGGAAAATATCTTACCGTAGAgtaatattacaaatttacaattataaattattttacaatgttTTTACAATCGTTATCGTGGAAAACTTTCACTAATTTTCATATGAGCATAttattgatatcactttttttttttttttttttttttttttttttttttatcaataatcactcaccatatcagtaatttgtaaaataatttgtagttctggtatttttcttcttcttttaacaGGCAAGtttatgtccaaaaaatttATAGGCCAGCCTCACCTTAGCCAAATTTGAATGGGCCTTTACAAACTCAGTCACAAGACTGAAAAAGCCCGGTGCAATTCAAGCCCACGTTATCCAAAGCCCAAAACTGACATGCTAGGAAAAAGGGTTTAATGTCAAAGAGACTGTATTTGGATTTCTCTAAACATTGGGGTTTGGTAGGGTTTTAGGCCCTGTTTGGTGATTCCATTAGATTTCTCAAACGTATTTAAAACATAAGCAAATCAAGTTTCGGTTGTTTTTATACCATTGCGTCACACAAGGTTTTGAGAACTTACAATTTTAACGcacatttattataatatatggatatataaatatatgttaaccaaatatttttttgaaacaaatatgttagcttttttttttttagaaggaaaaCAACTAATATTAATAGAATAAAGGTGGAGAGGAGCATCCTCCATCCATACAGTCAAATAACCATATAATAGTTAGAATCTTGGCCTATGATATAGTTctatatacaaacacacactttCACtgaataatatgatttttatttttattgggcCTCCAATTTGGAGCCCCAAAATGTTAGTAATCCGtccctttaatttatttttatagtcaGCCCAAAGGCCCAAACCCGAATCTGAAGAATACAAAACCTAGCAATTTGGTCCTAAAAAGAcaattttgtccctaaacttaAAACAAACGCCGTAGCTTTTTAATATTCTCTTCTGTCCCTTGCCTACAACAGACTCTCTCATCCTCTTTGCGGCGGCGGCGTGGATCGGGCATGGCCTTTGGAGTTCAGATTTTGGTAGTGTTTCTTCAGGAGGTTGGCAGTTAGGGTTGTATTGATTTCTATGTTGTTTGGCTGAGTTTTTTGTTGGGAATTTACAAAGGTGTACTTTAAGGCATGGGCTGGAggtgaattttaaaaatggaTTTCACTTGTTTTTGGTCTGAGCTGAGAGTGCAAGAGAGGAGAGAATCACTAACGGTGTTTATATGTTTAGGGACAAAGTTGTCTGTTGAGTACTAAATTGGTgggttttaaaatattttggaccTAATTAGTATTATCACAAAAGGTTTGTGAAATttacccaaaaccaaaaaaacctaCCCACTAACCCGATAGAAATAGAAAGAGGAGGTGTTTTCGGCGGGGCTCCGGCCAATACTTTATCGGGTAAGTTCAGTATACTTCgggttttcaatttcagtttgTGTGTTCTTTTgggaatttgggttttttttttttttttggttcttcttcaGATTCGGTTAGGGACGACATCGTttcgtttttatttatttatttatttttaaataacgatttttaaaattaagaaataaattaaaaaaaagaaatattaaactCATGCCAAAACGGCGTCGTTTTTAGAAGTAAGTTATCAAAATATTGTTGTTGCCCTAACGCAGAAAGCCCCCAAATCActgagagagagcgagagaacTGAATAACAGCTTAGAATTATCACTTTCTCTATTCAattttgactctctctctctctctcgtttctgtgtttttgaaattttgtattgcTTGCTTGTTCGCCAGGAAACCCTGAAAATCATTGGAGgtaactttttattaatttgttgttCGCCGTAAGTAGGggtttattattttcttagaaTTCAGTTATTATACGTACACGGTGTCGTTTTAGATTAGGTTTAGGTTATGTGAAACCAACCAGAACTACGTTAAGAGCATATGCTTTTTGTGTGATATTAGTGTTTTTTcgtattcttaatttttttttatctttctccATGCTGATACTATGTAGCTATATACCTAGGTTGAGTTTATGCTTTTGGTGAGCTTGGTTCGATTGAATTTATTTGAGGTTTTCATCCTGTATATAGTGCTGACATACGAACAACATGGGAAGGCACCTAGGTTACCCAGTAACTAGTTCTGGCGGGTGGGGTCAATTACAGTTTGATTAACGGTTAGGATTGTTATACAATATACTCTACGACATGCGACTAATCTGAGTGAAGTTTTCAtatgttataatatatatatatatatatatatatatatatatatgggaaagCACCACATTGTAGCCTCTATCTTATCTTGGTCCAATTAATGACATCTATGCATGATATATATTGGATGTAATCTCATGTCgaaatttcttgtatttttattttgtactaCATATGAacaatatacaaaataaattgtaaaaaaaaatgcctttaaaaaaaaactaattatattgtttaatttgtttttgaaaattgaccATTAATTGAATTATTTGATTCAAGTATGAAcagtataaaattatatattattaaaaacaaaacacttCTATGATTGTCCtcatttgtgattttttatttataagttaCTTTCTCAGTTTGTTTATCAAACAAGTGTAACAGCTTCAAAGCATTTCAGAACTGTAGTTACCAAATGCTAAATAGCTTTTTCAGTAGTAAAGGTCCACTGACGAAAGCTCTACTTGTTACAGTGATCCTGAATGCGCTCTTAGTTTCTGCTAAATGAAGCACTAGTTCTAATTGGAGCCCGCAATGGAAGGATTGAAGGTTTCAGATGCCAATTTGGTAGTTTACGTGCACCCATCAAAGAGTAACAAGGTTCCACAAGCGGTTCTCCGTGAGCTTAGTTCTCTGCTTTTCAGGTATCGTCCTTCACCCCCACTAATGTGAACATTTATATCCCCCTTTTTTTAGCGATTGATGATGTTAAATTTAtatgttgttattgttgttcaTGTGATTTGGAAGACTTCTTATTGGAATCTCTAAGAAAATCTTTATCATCTGTGATGCAATCATTACTCACTGTGTTTCAATACCAGTCTACCAAATTTATGATATGGAACTCTTTTGCATAGATAGCAACCCCTATCCTTTTGATAAATGTTGCTGTTGACCATGATGTTGCTTTCTTACTATCTAGTGCTGAGATGATGTGGTATAAGTTTTCTTATCGTGGAGAACTATTTATTGTGTTATTTTGCATAGTTAAAAGGCGCGCTTTCTGCAATTTTATAGATTGTTTTgtagaaataaaaaatgcagGATCTATCATTCTCTGAATTCATTAATATTTAGTAGATCTGCATTTGTTAATGTGCGTATGTGACTTTTGTGGTTTTGATTACAGGTTCAATGAAAGTTTTGATGGTGTGGTTTTAGCTTATGACGTCCAAATTCAAGACAAAATTGCAAAGATTCTTCCAGGATTTCACCCTTATTTTGGTGTGAAGCTAAAAGCAAAGTTGTTACTTTTTGCTCCAAAGCCAAATATGCTTTTAGGTAGTTTTGTGATGCCCCATCTAACTATTTTAGGACTAGTGTGCTttgctttcttttcctttcttaaatcaccccccccccccccccccctcccccgacccccaaaaaataaagaacagaaaaattattataagaGTTTGTTAGATAAAGACCAAATGTGAACTTCATTGAAGCATTCATGAACATATGATGTATTTTCTTCATATGCCTTTTTGTTGACCTTGCTGATTGTTTTCTCATAATGTCACTTACAGAGGGAAAGGTGGTGAAACTTACGGAAAGATCGATTCATGTCATTGTTCTTGGTTTTTCATCTGTTGTCATAACAGGTGAAGACATTCGAGAAGATTTCAATCATAAAATTGTAAGTAGTTCATCATCTTTTTCAAAGTCCACATCCTTTCCTCTAATCTCGTATGTATGAGGACTTGAATGCTGATTGAATTATGTGATATGCATATTTTGTCCTAGAAACATGGTGATGAACTATTTGCTAGCAGATCTCAAAAGCGACATGTGATAAAGGTTGGAACCATGATTCG
This DNA window, taken from Quercus robur chromosome 2, dhQueRobu3.1, whole genome shotgun sequence, encodes the following:
- the LOC126712373 gene encoding uncharacterized protein LOC126712373; its protein translation is MEGLKVSDANLVVYVHPSKSNKVPQAVLRELSSLLFRFNESFDGVVLAYDVQIQDKIAKILPGFHPYFGVKLKAKLLLFAPKPNMLLEGKVVKLTERSIHVIVLGFSSVVITGEDIREDFNHKIKHGDELFASRSQKRHVIKVGTMIRFLVKSFDEERLHISGSLLPANTGSIRWLARHSEDFSVSDRSTRKRSESEGELVGGETYSLNNDHQIKKSKKHRIRE